In Brassica napus cultivar Da-Ae chromosome A3, Da-Ae, whole genome shotgun sequence, the sequence TGTTCTTAATCCTAACGGTAACGGGCTTAATCAATACAGGATGATCTCTCTCACCTATATGTTTTCTGTGGATAGTGATTGTGACGTTGAGCTCGGGCTCCCCGGTCGGGTTTTCCGCCAGAAGTTGCCTGAGTGGACGCCAAATGTTCAGTACTATTCCAGCAAAGAGTTCTCCCGGCTTGACCACGCCTTGCATTATAACGTGCGTGGTACACTGGCTTTGCCTGTGTTTAATCCCTCGGGTGAGTCATGCATTGGTGTTGTGGAACTTATCATGACCTCAGAGAAGATTCACTATGCACCCGAAGTGGATAAAGTTTGCAAAGCCCTTGAGGTTTCGTTATTTTTCCTCACTTCTGCTCATAATTCAGCcttgctctgtttttttttttgtacagaGCTTTATATTCCTTATTCCTCATTAATGTTAAAAAGATTTGTTCATTTTGGCAGGCGGTAAATCTGAAAAGCTCGGAAATACTTGATCACCAAACAACTCAGGTTAGATACAAGTatcattttttgctttaatCAGTACCATTTAGGCAACAGGCACTGGGTTCTCAATGTTTTCAGTTTACTTTGAATTCACAGATATGCAATGAGAGTCGCCAGAACGCACTTGCAGAGATTCTGGAAGTGTTGACAGTCGTATGCGAGACCCATAACTTGCCTCTGGCTCAGACTTGGGTTCCATGCCAGCACGGGAGCGTTCTTGCCAATGGTGGCGGTCTAAAGAAAAACTGCACCAGTTTCGACGGTAGCTGTATGGGCCAAATCTGCATGTCCACTACCGACATGGCCTGCTATGTCGTGGATGCTCATGTCTGGGGATTCAGAGATGCCTGCCTTGAACACCATCTCCAGAAAGGACAGGGCGTTGCTGGACGAGCTTTTCTCAACGGTGGCTCGTGTTTCTGCAGAGACATCACCAAGTTCTGCAAAACGCAGTATCCGCTGGTCCATTATGCGCTTATGTTCAAGTTAACCAGTTGTTTTGCAATTTCTCTCCAGAGCTCTTACACAGGCGACGACAGTTACATTCTTGAATTCTTTCTTCCCTCGACTATAACAGACGACCAAGAGCAAGATTCTCTACTGGGATCTCTGTTGGTGACAATGAAAGAACATTTTCAGAGTCTGAGGGTTGCATCTGGGGTTGACTTCGGTGAAGATGACGACAAATTGTCTTTCGAGATCATCCAAGCATTACCGGACAAGAAGGTTCATTCAAAAATAGAATCCATTCGAGTTCCCTTTTCTGGTTTCAAGTCAAACGCGACAGAGAGGCTGTTGATGCCTCAGCCTGCGGCTCAGTCTTCTAATCCAGCAAACGAGAATGTCAACGTGGCCACTGCTAATGGTGTGgttaaggagaagaagaaaacagaaaaaaagcGTGGGAAGGCTGAGAAAACAATCAGTCTGGATGTACTTCAGCAATATTTCACTGGAAGTCTCAAAGACGCTGCAAAGAGCCTAGGAGGTAGTTTATATTATATTGTACCATTTCATGTTTTGGTTACTTACTGGCTATAGAGATATTATAACTAATCTCGGTATTGTTCTTGTCTCAGTTTGTCCGACAACAATGAAGCGAATTTGCAGACAACACGGCATCTCGCGGTGGCCATCGAGGAAGATCAAGAAAGTGAATCGCTCAATCACAAAGCTGAAACGCGTCATAGAATCTGTTCAAGGTACTGATGGAGGCCTCGACCTGACTTCCATGGCCGTTAGTTCCATCCCTTGGACAAACGGCCAAACAGTACTAAACTCACCCAGCGGTTCCAAGCCGCCAGAGCTACCAAACACTAATCATTCACCTAACCACTGGTCAAGTGATCACAGTCCTCAAGAGCCAAATGGTTCGCCTGAGTTACCAAGCAATGGTCATAAGCGGTCACGAACGGGGGATGAGAGTGCTGGGACACCAACCTCTCACGGCTCATGTGACGGTAACCAATTAGATGAAACAAAGGTCCCGAACCAAGATCCGCTATTCACGGTCGGTGCATCCCCAGGACTCTGTTTTCctccatattctcgagatcatgATGTATCCGCCGCATCATTTGCAATACCGAACAGACTTCTTGGTAACATAGACCATTCCAGAGGAATGCCCATCGAAGACGCTGGAAGTTCAAAGGATCTGAGGAACCTCTGCTCCTCTACACCATTCGACGATAAGTTTCCGGAATCAAACTGGATGAACAATGAtaacaacagcaacaacaacatgTACGCTCCGGCAAAGGAAGAGGCTGTTGCAAATACTACACGCGAACCATCAGGCTCAGAAATGAGAACGGTGACCATCAAAGCAAGCTACAAAGAAGACATAATACGGTTCAAGATATCATCTGGTTCGGGTATAATGGAACTGAAAGATGAAGTGGCGAAGAGGCTGAAACTTGACGCAGGTACGTTTGATATCAAGTATCTGGACGATGATAATGAATGGGTTTTGATAGCTTGTGATGTTGATCTTCAAGAATGTCTAGACATCCCTAGATCATCCCGTACTAATATCGTAAGGCTCCTGGTCCATGATGTAACAACGAACCTGGGGAGCTCTTGTGAGAGCACCGGAGAATTGTAACTCCTTTGTAAATAGTtctttttttggaatatttttattgtttagggTTGTTTGTTTTATTCTGTAATATTGTTCTTGGGTTGAGGAACAAGCAAGAATGTTATTGGGGGGGACAAAAGTGTAAGAAAAACATTTGTTTGTAACTTGTAATTGTAAGTGGGAGAGTGAGGTTAGAAGTAAATTGTAGTTGTAAACTAACTCCAAGcatgtttttgtattttagttttgaaattgtAAACATGAAtcacatctatactattaaaggaGAATACTTCTTATGAATATGCCCCtgaattttcttattaattacaaaacattcaattctttttttcaaaaatgaaaagcCCAACTAATACATACTTACATTTTCGTGTTTTTTAAGCCCATTAAATTGACATTCAATTCATTTTTCAATTGTAAGCAAATTACCCatttcatcttctttatctgTGAACCTGCAGAATAAAACAATTATTATGCCAAGAGGAAAGGAAATCAAATCGAAATTTATGGTTTGCTTATAATTAATATCCGATTCATGAGAAACATTCACCAATCAACAGTTTCAATCTTCACCAACGCCCTATCCATCAAGATCGATAGATCTACCCACTGATTCTCTCATCGATTCTCTATTTCAGTTCTAGCGTGTCGTCGATTCCTCAAAGAAAAATTGGAtcgagaaatattttttttctactttcccttttctgttttttttttaaccaaacggccacaaaaacatagattttgacaTAACAGATTTGTTGCTCTCTTTGGGCAATTCTAGCCCATTTTATCTGACAAAAAACAAATCCTAAACAAACCAAAGCCCAACagtgttttcttttaaaaccaACTATGTATAAGCCAatttaaatacataataattattaaatatttctgttattataatttaaaaattatgcatgaattaaaaatatgtagaatgaaaaatgaaatgtctattacatttttcatataatatttatttaataatttaaaattataaataaataaccttACCAAATATATCATTACaatatgattaaatttattgaGTAGATGTttaccattttaaaatattttaactaattaattagttcacaaacaaacatttttatttttaataataaaaataaaataaagaagacaatgttataaaaattgaccataaacaaataaaaaatctattaaaatatagattagataaatatttattaatttaaatgaaattttacaaaagtaacgatcccgcgctttgaaagcgcgggtcaaaatctagtaataacttaaaatgagaaaaattcgattttttgcATGTGTTAAGGTTTTTGAGATGCAAAATCCAGTTAATAGGTTGTTGAGATGCAAAATCGAGAGCATAATggtgtatgtatgtatataagtatataacttAGTTATCAAGAGCATAATAGTCAAGCTTCAAGATCTTTAATGTAAATCAAAACTAGAACCAATGCAACTTAGAGCATCAGCATTAGTGAACCCTTTGGAAGGGGTTCACAaagcatttttttattattattttttttctgtttgatttttgtttttaaaaaaaaaaaaaaaaaaaatttataaccgGACCAaccgcgggccgccacgtgttgTGGGAcccgcgctacagtgatgaTCCAGGTTCAGTGCagtgtattttaatattttttttttcgaaaactgTGTGAACTCCccatggagttcactaatgcAGATGctcttagatccttgtttgagGCTCATTGAAAATTTCCGTCCAATTGCATATTGGCTTAGTACTACTACTACATTGTTGAAATGATAAATCcactaaatgaaaaaataaaaaagagtgcGCATCCAGGGAATCGAACCCTGGTCAGTACCGTGGGAGGGTACTATGATACCACTACACCAGATGCGCTTGTGGTTATTACACCAATATAAAACAATACTATTTATAACATTAATATCAAAAATCTATACCCCGTCAAATGCGGGGGGTGATACCTTTGCCATTTGAGATCGCCAAAATCAAATCTCAATCAAAATCGACGACTTCCCTCGCCCCCCCCCCGATCTTGGTCTTCCGAAACCCTAATCGGATCGGATCGGTAAGGCAATGGACAAAACCACGAGCGTAATCAGCAGCGCCTCGATCAACTCCACCGTAACCTCAACGACTTCCATGGAGAAGATCAACCAGGCCGCGAGCTGCGTCAGCGCCTCCTTCATCTCCGCTTTCTTCGCCTCCCTCGAGCGCTGCGCCTGCGTCAACCTCTCCACCTCCCatgacgacgacgacgacgacgacaacGAGGAGTCCTACCACCGTCCCCTTGCTCTCTCCGCCGCGCCTCATTCTCACGACACCCTTTAACCTCCCTTTTCATCTCTCTGGGTAATTGAAGATCCTCTCGTGttttctgtgtgtgtgtgtgtgtctcgCAGCTCCCTGGGTTGAATTCTCGTAATGTGCTTATGGAAAGTTCAGACCTTTTGGATTGTAAATGTCAGACGTtgattctctcttctttcttttgttttgattctCATATGCTTTCTCTATCTCTGTGTACCTTATGATGATCTTACTTGGGTTTTGAATGATTacttatgtttgatgttttcgAATTAAACAAATGCTCTAAAGATCCTTCCTTTGAAGTTTTTTTATGTGATCTTTCAAGTTTTAGTGCCGGGACATGTTAGTGTTTCACTTAGATTATGTTATTTAAGAACTCTGTTATAGATAATGCCTCTCTGCTTAGCACTAGTAATGGCACATTTTGGTGTGGGATTAAGGCGTCAGTAGTGTCAATGTCGTGTTTATTTTCAATTACCAAACATTCAAACTTTGTCTGCTTAGCTTGATTCCAAGGAGTCTTCCGTATAGAGAAAATATTGTTCAAACGTCTTTGTCATGTTAAGAATAATGTATTATAGGACCATATGATGATGATAAGTCACTCTCAAACCTTTTTCCCTTGACTCTCACTTGGTGATAGATTGTTTTGTTCTTCAGTTTTCTTGAATATAGATTCTAGAAGGTGCATCTCTTATTGCTGAAGAAGCAAATATGCTATCTCAACATTTGCTTCTTCAGCAATAGGAGAAGCACTTTGTAAATTATGTACATTTCTAGTTTAGATTTTTGTACATAGAGAATATCTTGCAAGTCCCTCAAATGGTGTAACTACTCTGGCTTTATATGCCAATCTAATGAGAATGATTCCAGCAGGGAAGTTGTTAGGGTCacgatatttttttcttttttctcctATCACATCTTGCGTTTATGTTTTGGGTGTGTTTCATttcgttttagggtttagggaatcaaagatataaaaataatcacttaaaatgcattttgtattgaaaatgtTGTTACAATGTTACatcattcatttatcaaatcggaaaagTTTAGTCTGTGGACGGTTTGGCATGCTTCATCTAATTAAGAAACAAAGTAGCCCCTCCTATGATGTGTTAAGCTTTAACTATAAGCTAGATCTTTTCAAAATAAGACCACAGTGGTTACTTCTCAATACAGTGAGATTTGAACCTTTGATATTATATGGAAGTCACTTTCTAGTTtaagaatttatttattttttttgaaatatgtatGTGTTGTTATTGACCTCTTTGGAAACTGGTGCTTTAATTAAGATCATAGTGATCCATCTGAGTCAACAAAATCTAATCGTTCTCATCCTAAAACAAACAATTGATTTGATAGTGATCCATCTGAGTCAGCCATAGGTTTTGGTGACTCCTCTGGAAACCctattcaaattcaaaaatttaGCAATGTATTTACACAAACATAAGTGTAGTTAAATCTCCAAACTCTTCTTATCCTTCTCATCTCCTTACAAATCCTCCCTCTCTATTCCTCTCCTTGCTTCCTTCATAAACCCAAAACGTTTCATTCCTCGGTTTGTCTTTTCCTACATCCATGGCAATCTCAGACACAGGTCCCCTGGTCCAGACCACCCCGCTCGTCACTTTCCTCCAGCGCGTGCAACTCGAAGCACACCGGTCCTATCCAAATGAAAAAACCCCTGACCCCAAATTCTACATTGACCtatctctcaagcttcctcaccaTCTCTCCACCGTCGAGGCCGCCTTCAACGACCTCACGAGCGGATCACGTGACCTACCAGTGCCAGTGAAGAAGCTTGAAAAGTTCGTCCATGAATACTTCGACGATGCGAAGGATCTGGTGCCTCATGAACCAGAGGATTTCGTCACAGATCCCTTTGAGTTCCTCCTCAACGTGGAGAACGATCAAGTCAGAGAATGGGCACGTGAGGTGCACAGCCTTTGGAAAACACTATGCTACAGAGTCTCTGACTCCGTGAGAGAGTCTCCTGACCGGCACACGCTTCTACCGTTGCCGGAACCGGTTATCATTCCTGGTTCGAGATTCAAAGAAGTCTATTACTGGGATTCTTACTGGGTTATCAAGTCAGTGTTCATCAACTTATTCAAATCACAGATCAGATTATAGTTCTTTATTGTTTCTTCCACTCTTTTTTTATATTACGTGTTGACTACGGAACACGAGGTCACGTGTCTTGTCATGTTATATGTGCTTTTGCACGTGCAGAGGACTTATGACGAGTAAAATGTTCACTACGGCCAAAGGTATAGTGACGAATCTGATGTCACTTGTGGAGACTTATGGTTACGCGTTGAACGGAGCTAGAGCTTATTACACCAACCGAAGGTAACCAAAACTGATCATTTTCTAACAGTAATATAATTGTTGTTGCTATGTTAacagaatataataaatgttacTTTGATAATGTTACAAGCCAACCACCTTTACTGAGCTCAATGGTCTATGAGATATATAACGTAACCAAAGATGAAGAACTTGTGAGGAAAGCTATCCCCGTTCTTCTCAAAGAGTACGAGTTCTGGAACTCAGGTTAGTTTTTTCAGTAGAGTTATATAATGATTTGGTGTGTTGTTCGGTGTAATGTTGgtaatattatatcttttaattttgtaGGAAAACATAAGGTGGTTATTCGGGATGCTAGTGGCAATGATCACATGTTAAGCCGCTATTACGCCATGTGGAACATGCCTAGACCTGAATCCTATGTTTTTGTATGTTTCTTGTCTCGTTGCCGCAagtaatctgttttttttttactgtaaaAATTTGTTTACTCTATCTCTATGTGTACCACAGGATCAAGAATCTGCTTCAGCGTTTTCGAGTACGTTACAGAAACAACGGTTCCTTCGAGACATAGCCACGGCTGCTGAAACAGGATGTGATTTCAGCACACGATGGATGAGGTTacattaattatcaaaaaatgcGACTAAATAAGTTTATCTTACTGTCACGCTTAATcaatctcaaataatatatgcaGGGATCCTCCTAATTTCGCAACGATGGCTACAACATCAGTTGTTCCTGTTGATCTAAATGTTTTTCTTCTCAAGGTTTCTCTATTCTATTAATTATGGTTTAAAGATTTGTAGAGGCATATGCTTGAGTCTAGAAATGATTATGTTTTGTGTCGTAGATGGAACTCGATATAGCGTTCATGATGGGGATTTGTGGGGATAAAAACGGCTCAGAGCGTTTTGTGAAAGCGTCAGAAGCGAGAAAGAAAGCGTTTGAAGCTGTGTTTTGGAACGAAAAGGCAGGACAGTGGTTAGACTACTGGCTTTCCTCCGATGGTGATGTAAGTTACATAATATCTTTAGTTACAATGTTTGATTTGTGATGTTATTAAAACATTGCGAGTGTGTTTGTTGTCTTTAGGAGCCTGAGACATGGAAAGCTGAGAACCAGAACACCAATGTTTTTGCATCTAACTTTGCTCCAATCTGGATCAGTTCCTTTAATTCAGGTAATGCTATGTCTACATGACTACATGTATCtattatacatatgtttgtATATAAACGTTTTATCTTTGTAACAATGTAGATGAAAATCTTGTCAAGAAAGTTGTGAAGGCTCTCAAAAACTCAGGGCTCATAGCTCCTGCTGGGATCTTAACGTCTTTGAAAAACTCAGGACAACAGTGGTAAATGAAACTTGGGTCTCAAGTATCCACTTTGAATCTTTTAAGTTACTTGAATGTTGACGTTTTGTTGCCATGTATGACAGGGATTATCCGAATGGATGGGCCCCGCAACAAGAGATAATTGTTACAGGGCTTGCGAGAACGGGTGTAAAGGAAGCTAAAGAGATAGCAGAGGAGATTGCAAGGAGATGGATCAGAAGCAGCTATAGTGTTTACAAGACGAGCGGTAGTATTCATGAGAAGCTCAATGTTGCAGAGTTTGGTGAGTATGGTGGTGGAGGTGAATATAAACCACAGGTAGGTaacacatttttttgtttgaactctcttcttcaatttttttttaagtttggatTGTGAGAGATATTTGTGGGGATGATTTTTTGAACTCTGTTGACAATCTTTGCAGACGGGCTTTGGGTGGTCAAACGGAGTTATATTAGCATTCttggaggagtttggatggCACTCTGACCTTTTtattaaacattaattaaaGATCTAACCCattttatttaatcaaaaaCTTTATAATAGTGGTAATTTTTCTTTGTTGTGGATCTTGGGGTTCTGTCAGAATGTTTTGGAGTTCCAGATGTTTTATGATGACAAGTGAGGTTTAACAGATCTATTAACGTTTATTGCATACGTTTTAGTCTATTCAGTCTATTACAACCACTCATGacaataatatatagataggtATATACTCTAGAATAGATGAATGGTATGAATTAGCCAAAATTGTATGTTTAATAAGCATCTATTACATGGAAAAACGGGTGAATTCAGTTGGTTAACTCGTTGGGATAGATAATctatcaaaattaatttaaaccaCTCGTAATATCTTCTCTGCCTAAACCACTTGAATAGATTCTTTGAAAGATGGACAATCTAACTTCTGTTTTGGTATCCTTGAAAAGtaagtaaataaatcaaatttattttcttcgACGTCATAATTTGATATcccctatacattaaaagagaagtaactTTAATGATTTCTGCTGAGGTGGCACTCATATAGAGCTTCTCAGGAAAAacgttataattctattggccggtttttttgaatttttctttttcatttattttaatcaatcacttatgtagacaagcccaaaactattgtcaatttcgttaagcccatatatagctaggggataataattattgatttagtttagccttgggtacccgttcgggttcggatcgggtatttcggattttcgggtatttcggtatagaggtgtaaaacccgttcgggtatttctgtacttcgggacGGGTTctggtatttttagttcggattcggttatttcggatctggttcggatatttagatttaaaaaaaaaattaaaattttcatttctcaagtttcttatatttaaaaatataactttcatttaactaattttttatttttaatagattgaatagttaatagatttggacataacattttaaaactaaaaaggcattaatttagttattttttttaaatttcggatgtaactttttgttaattttttaaataaaaaacttgacatgcattttaagtgagtagcaaatcatttttttcgtaattgtatgtatatcatatgaacttaaagtatgtgtagtatcaatataaatattttatataaaatgagagatgtaaactaaaaatataaggttaattatacatatgttcggttatcttcggatatccattcgggttcgggtattatccgttcgggttcgggtatccaatctctccttattcaatacccgttcgggtattttgctacttcggttcggatttcagttcgggtttttcggatcgggttcgggtgccacttcggatatcgggtaaagtgtccacccctactaattaggttgtttgtttttaataacttacctttctaatatggattacttgcgcaagttgaaatcattaaatatgcaaatatcttattgacaaaatttgtttttaataacttacctttctaatatagattacttgcgcaagttgaaatcattaaatatgcaaatcacttattcacaatatggattacttgcacaagttgaaatcattaaattttatcgatttagtttaccgTTGGACAAGATTTAGatttaagacaaatattaaaaactttctttattattcaaacagtaaacttgcgtatattgatatcatatttattatattgcttacaaaatattttaatgtttctaattaggttgtttgtttttaataacttacctttctaatatggattacttgcgcaagttaaaatcatatcatatgcaaatcattttttgacaatacacatttaatatcgattaagttgaaatcattaaatatgcaaatatcttattgacaaaatttgtttttaataacttacctttctaatatagattacttgcgcaagttgaaatcattaaatatgcaaatcacttattcacaatatggattacttgcacaagttgaaatcattaaattttatcgatttagtttaccattgggcaagatttagaattaagacaaatattaaaaactttctttattattcaaacagtaaacttgcgcatgttgatattatatttattatattgcttac encodes:
- the LOC106440560 gene encoding uncharacterized protein LOC106440560, which codes for MDKTTSVISSASINSTVTSTTSMEKINQAASCVSASFISAFFASLERCACVNLSTSHDDDDDDDNEESYHRPLALSAAPHSHDTL
- the LOC106440559 gene encoding protein NLP7 isoform X2 yields the protein MTSEKIHYAPEVDKVCKALEAVNLKSSEILDHQTTQICNESRQNALAEILEVLTVVCETHNLPLAQTWVPCQHGSVLANGGGLKKNCTSFDGSCMGQICMSTTDMACYVVDAHVWGFRDACLEHHLQKGQGVAGRAFLNGGSCFCRDITKFCKTQYPLVHYALMFKLTSCFAISLQSSYTGDDSYILEFFLPSTITDDQEQDSLLGSLLVTMKEHFQSLRVASGVDFGEDDDKLSFEIIQALPDKKVHSKIESIRVPFSGFKSNATERLLMPQPAAQSSNPANENVNVATANGVVKEKKKTEKKRGKAEKTISLDVLQQYFTGSLKDAAKSLGVCPTTMKRICRQHGISRWPSRKIKKVNRSITKLKRVIESVQGTDGGLDLTSMAVSSIPWTNGQTVLNSPSGSKPPELPNTNHSPNHWSSDHSPQEPNGSPELPSNGHKRSRTGDESAGTPTSHGSCDGNQLDETKVPNQDPLFTVGASPGLCFPPYSRDHDVSAASFAIPNRLLGNIDHSRGMPIEDAGSSKDLRNLCSSTPFDDKFPESNWMNNDNNSNNNMYAPAKEEAVANTTREPSGSEMRTVTIKASYKEDIIRFKISSGSGIMELKDEVAKRLKLDAGTFDIKYLDDDNEWVLIACDVDLQECLDIPRSSRTNIVRLLVHDVTTNLGSSCESTGEL
- the LOC106444527 gene encoding trehalase, which codes for MAISDTGPLVQTTPLVTFLQRVQLEAHRSYPNEKTPDPKFYIDLSLKLPHHLSTVEAAFNDLTSGSRDLPVPVKKLEKFVHEYFDDAKDLVPHEPEDFVTDPFEFLLNVENDQVREWAREVHSLWKTLCYRVSDSVRESPDRHTLLPLPEPVIIPGSRFKEVYYWDSYWVIKGLMTSKMFTTAKGIVTNLMSLVETYGYALNGARAYYTNRSQPPLLSSMVYEIYNVTKDEELVRKAIPVLLKEYEFWNSGKHKVVIRDASGNDHMLSRYYAMWNMPRPESYVFDQESASAFSSTLQKQRFLRDIATAAETGCDFSTRWMRDPPNFATMATTSVVPVDLNVFLLKMELDIAFMMGICGDKNGSERFVKASEARKKAFEAVFWNEKAGQWLDYWLSSDGDEPETWKAENQNTNVFASNFAPIWISSFNSDENLVKKVVKALKNSGLIAPAGILTSLKNSGQQWDYPNGWAPQQEIIVTGLARTGVKEAKEIAEEIARRWIRSSYSVYKTSGSIHEKLNVAEFGEYGGGGEYKPQTGFGWSNGVILAFLEEFGWHSDLFIKH
- the LOC106440559 gene encoding protein NLP7 isoform X1; the encoded protein is MCDPADDDTARNGVTPPASSRRSREILMDVDDLDLDGSWPLDQIPFLSSANRMISPIFVSSSSEQPCSPLWAFSDGGVNGNHGGYDGEKISSASGVSSFRLADYPLFLPYASSSSVAETTTEKHSSFQFPSPLMSLVPSENADNYCVIKERMTQALRYFKESTEQHVLAQVWAPVRKNGRDLLTTLGQPFVLNPNGNGLNQYRMISLTYMFSVDSDCDVELGLPGRVFRQKLPEWTPNVQYYSSKEFSRLDHALHYNVRGTLALPVFNPSGESCIGVVELIMTSEKIHYAPEVDKVCKALEAVNLKSSEILDHQTTQICNESRQNALAEILEVLTVVCETHNLPLAQTWVPCQHGSVLANGGGLKKNCTSFDGSCMGQICMSTTDMACYVVDAHVWGFRDACLEHHLQKGQGVAGRAFLNGGSCFCRDITKFCKTQYPLVHYALMFKLTSCFAISLQSSYTGDDSYILEFFLPSTITDDQEQDSLLGSLLVTMKEHFQSLRVASGVDFGEDDDKLSFEIIQALPDKKVHSKIESIRVPFSGFKSNATERLLMPQPAAQSSNPANENVNVATANGVVKEKKKTEKKRGKAEKTISLDVLQQYFTGSLKDAAKSLGVCPTTMKRICRQHGISRWPSRKIKKVNRSITKLKRVIESVQGTDGGLDLTSMAVSSIPWTNGQTVLNSPSGSKPPELPNTNHSPNHWSSDHSPQEPNGSPELPSNGHKRSRTGDESAGTPTSHGSCDGNQLDETKVPNQDPLFTVGASPGLCFPPYSRDHDVSAASFAIPNRLLGNIDHSRGMPIEDAGSSKDLRNLCSSTPFDDKFPESNWMNNDNNSNNNMYAPAKEEAVANTTREPSGSEMRTVTIKASYKEDIIRFKISSGSGIMELKDEVAKRLKLDAGTFDIKYLDDDNEWVLIACDVDLQECLDIPRSSRTNIVRLLVHDVTTNLGSSCESTGEL